One Pontibacter deserti genomic region harbors:
- a CDS encoding c-type cytochrome, with product MNIGLKASAVLFSTAMLVACSNEQDPGVEYAPDMYHSVPLDPYSQVKENKYNPGGLNMRQPARGTVARGKQGYNMYLTTDTAEVAGVELQNPLERTDKHLAEGKILYTRFCAPCHGEQGDGQGLVGQKFKGVPSYSAGRVATLPAGHIFHVITNGRGRMMPHGSQVDPNERWKIVMYVQQLQKGETGTTVTAGAEAAGDTTTAEIEAARTATPNN from the coding sequence ATGAATATAGGCTTAAAAGCCTCTGCTGTACTTTTTTCTACTGCGATGCTTGTAGCTTGCAGCAATGAGCAGGATCCAGGTGTAGAATATGCACCAGATATGTACCATTCAGTTCCTCTTGATCCTTATTCACAGGTAAAAGAGAACAAGTATAACCCGGGTGGATTGAACATGCGTCAGCCAGCTCGTGGAACTGTTGCTCGTGGTAAGCAGGGATACAACATGTATTTAACAACAGATACTGCTGAAGTAGCCGGTGTTGAACTACAGAATCCATTAGAAAGAACAGACAAGCATCTGGCAGAAGGTAAGATTCTTTATACTCGTTTCTGCGCACCATGCCATGGTGAACAGGGTGATGGACAAGGTCTGGTTGGACAGAAATTTAAAGGTGTTCCTTCTTACTCTGCAGGTAGAGTAGCCACTCTTCCGGCAGGTCATATATTCCACGTTATCACAAATGGTCGTGGTAGAATGATGCCTCATGGTTCACAGGTTGATCCGAATGAGCGTTGGAAAATTGTAATGTATGTGCAGCAACTGCAGAAAGGTGAAACAGGAACTACTGTAACAGCTGGAGCAGAAGCGGCTGGAGATACAACAACTGCTGAAATAGAAGCAGCAAGAACAGCAACACCTAATAACTAA
- a CDS encoding quinol:cytochrome C oxidoreductase yields MTEERLIIPRKTTNKFFLTIAIGVILLIAGIIIMAAGGGANHGEGHGEAAAATHEAASWSKRLFMNLWLNNVYFSGIALIGTFFVAVQYVAYAGWSVLIKRIPEALSYFLPIGAVVMIIVFLFGGHDIFHWTHEYLYDVNDTRYDPIISGKSGYLNTAFFLIRMVVFFALWILFFNWLRRLSINEDLHGGTSYYHKSIRVSAMFLVVFGVSSSMAAWDWVLSIDTHWFSTMFGWYVFASWFVSGLAATTLTVIILKQNGYLKMVNANHLHDLGKFVFAFSIFWTYVWFSQFMLIWYANIPEESIYFLDRLGDHYAWIFFVNLLINFVFPFLVLMTRDAKRQMIMLKIVTIAILIGHWLDFYLMMMPGTMRGDAGIGFIEIGTTLIFLGVFLVTFTKGLAKASLVPVNHPFLEESIHHHV; encoded by the coding sequence ATGACAGAAGAAAGACTCATTATACCACGAAAAACAACAAACAAGTTTTTCTTAACGATAGCGATAGGTGTTATCCTGTTAATAGCAGGAATCATTATCATGGCTGCCGGTGGTGGAGCGAATCATGGCGAAGGTCACGGAGAAGCGGCTGCAGCAACTCATGAAGCAGCATCCTGGTCTAAGCGTTTATTCATGAACCTATGGTTGAATAACGTATATTTTTCAGGTATAGCTCTTATAGGTACCTTCTTTGTAGCAGTACAATATGTGGCATATGCCGGTTGGTCTGTATTGATAAAGCGAATTCCGGAAGCATTAAGCTATTTCCTTCCGATAGGAGCTGTTGTGATGATCATTGTTTTCCTTTTCGGAGGTCATGACATTTTCCACTGGACGCACGAATACCTTTACGATGTAAATGATACACGTTATGACCCGATCATTTCAGGAAAATCAGGTTATCTGAACACTGCGTTCTTCCTGATCAGGATGGTTGTTTTCTTTGCCCTTTGGATACTTTTCTTTAATTGGCTGAGAAGATTATCTATCAATGAAGATTTACATGGTGGAACATCTTACTACCATAAGAGCATCAGAGTTTCAGCAATGTTCTTGGTTGTATTTGGTGTTTCTTCATCAATGGCGGCATGGGACTGGGTATTATCTATTGATACACACTGGTTCTCAACTATGTTCGGATGGTACGTATTTGCAAGCTGGTTTGTATCAGGTTTAGCAGCGACCACTCTAACAGTGATTATATTGAAGCAAAATGGTTACCTGAAAATGGTTAATGCAAACCACCTGCATGACTTAGGTAAATTTGTATTTGCTTTCTCAATCTTCTGGACATATGTATGGTTCTCTCAGTTCATGCTGATCTGGTATGCAAACATTCCAGAAGAATCAATCTACTTCTTAGACCGCTTAGGTGACCATTATGCTTGGATCTTCTTTGTTAATTTACTGATAAACTTTGTATTCCCTTTCCTTGTTCTTATGACAAGAGATGCAAAGCGTCAGATGATCATGTTAAAGATCGTAACAATCGCGATTCTGATCGGCCATTGGTTAGACTTCTACCTGATGATGATGCCAGGAACTATGCGTGGTGATGCAGGTATAGGTTTCATCGAGATTGGTACCACACTTATCTTCTTAGGGGTATTCCTTGTAACATTCACAAAGGGTCTTGCAAAAGCTTCACTTGTGCCGGTAAATCACCCTTTCCTGGAAGAAAGTATTCACCATCACGTTTAG
- a CDS encoding cytochrome c oxidase subunit II: protein MITIAIGLSILLLLVVLFLLFRIGTLASIFRGSSQRAAGTTKTSNKVNSTLMLLFLIIGGIAFAWSFSASWDEMNQPLASVHGEWTDSLFWTTMIIIGIVFVITQILLFWYSYKYQHKDEKRAYYYPHNNKLEVVWTMIPAVVMAVLVFAGWKTWSTITSAAPADAVVVEVMGKQFNWMVRYPGADGKLGITKTSLIDATNEFGIDFSDPNSKDDIVNPLELHIPKGKPVLFKIRSRDVIHSVFLPHFRQKMDAVPGMPTKFWFVPTKTTYEMQSETGNPEFKYELACTEICGRGHFAMRYVVVVDEPEDYEAWLAEQKSFASQNPDVIAKFQPTAAKQPATQMEAAAEVEKTEL, encoded by the coding sequence ATGATTACGATCGCTATAGGTTTATCTATCCTTCTGCTTTTAGTAGTTCTATTCCTTCTTTTCAGGATTGGAACACTGGCATCTATTTTCAGAGGTTCATCTCAGAGGGCAGCAGGAACAACTAAAACAAGTAATAAAGTGAATAGTACGCTGATGCTGCTATTCCTGATTATAGGCGGTATAGCTTTTGCCTGGTCTTTTTCTGCATCATGGGATGAAATGAACCAGCCTTTGGCTTCCGTGCACGGTGAATGGACAGACAGCTTGTTCTGGACAACAATGATCATCATTGGAATCGTGTTTGTTATCACCCAAATCTTATTATTCTGGTATTCTTATAAGTATCAGCATAAAGATGAGAAGCGTGCTTATTATTATCCTCACAATAACAAACTAGAGGTAGTATGGACTATGATACCTGCAGTAGTTATGGCCGTTTTGGTTTTTGCAGGCTGGAAAACATGGTCTACTATCACAAGTGCTGCTCCTGCTGATGCTGTTGTGGTTGAAGTTATGGGTAAGCAGTTCAACTGGATGGTAAGATATCCTGGTGCTGATGGTAAGTTAGGTATTACTAAGACTTCGTTGATAGACGCTACTAATGAATTTGGTATAGATTTCTCTGACCCTAATTCTAAAGACGATATAGTAAACCCGCTGGAACTTCATATTCCTAAAGGGAAGCCAGTATTATTTAAAATCCGCTCAAGAGATGTAATCCACAGTGTGTTCCTGCCTCATTTCCGTCAGAAGATGGATGCGGTACCAGGAATGCCTACAAAGTTCTGGTTTGTGCCTACTAAAACGACATATGAAATGCAAAGCGAAACAGGCAATCCGGAATTTAAGTATGAGTTGGCTTGTACTGAGATTTGCGGACGTGGTCACTTTGCAATGCGTTATGTAGTAGTTGTAGACGAGCCGGAAGATTATGAAGCATGGTTAGCCGAGCAGAAGTCATTTGCATCACAAAATCCGGATGTAATAGCTAAATTCCAGCCGACTGCAGCAAAACAGCCTGCAACACAGATGGAAGCTGCAGCAGAGGTAGAGAAAACAGAATTATAG
- a CDS encoding cytochrome c oxidase subunit I has product MSSTDIAINQSDLHHGHHDEHDHHHDQNFFEKYIFSQDHKVIAKQFLFTGIAWAFIGGFLSVLFRLQLGWPEATFTFLEPILGGWVQNGKLDPEFYLALVTMHGTIMVFFVLTAGLSGTFSNFLIPLQIGARDMASGFMNMLSYWIFFLSSVVMFTSLFIETGPAGGGWTVYPPLSALPQAISGSGLGMTLWLVSMALFIVSTLLGGINYITTIINLRTRGMSMTKLPLTIWAFFLTAILGLLSFPVLFSAALLLIFDRSFGTSFYLSDIYIAGQALSNTGGSPILFQHLFWFLGHPEVYIVILPAFGIVSEVIATNSRKPIFGYRAMIGSMLGISVLSFVVWAHHMFVTGMNPFLGSVFMFLTLIIAVPSAVKVFNWLATLWRGNIRFTAAMLFAVGFVSLFISGGLTGIILGNSALDIQLHDTYFVVAHFHLVMGAAAFFGMFTGVYHWFPKMFGRMMDEKLGFVHFWLTFIAVYLVFMPMHYIGIAGFPRRYYNWTGFEAFNMFTDLNTFISLAAILGFGAQFIFLFNFIFSIFKGRRATENPWHSNTLEWTTPVLPGHGNWPGEIPTVYRWPYDYSKPGAAEDFIPQNVPFSQTQTSNLPQERVLE; this is encoded by the coding sequence ATGTCTAGTACAGATATCGCTATCAACCAATCTGATTTACATCATGGTCATCACGATGAGCATGATCATCATCACGATCAGAACTTTTTTGAAAAATACATTTTTAGCCAGGACCATAAAGTAATTGCCAAGCAGTTCCTTTTCACTGGTATAGCATGGGCATTTATCGGAGGTTTCCTTTCGGTTCTGTTCCGTTTGCAGCTAGGCTGGCCAGAAGCTACTTTCACATTCCTGGAGCCTATACTTGGAGGCTGGGTACAGAATGGTAAACTAGATCCGGAGTTTTATCTGGCTCTTGTTACCATGCACGGTACTATAATGGTATTCTTTGTGCTTACTGCCGGTTTGAGTGGTACATTCAGTAACTTCCTGATTCCGCTTCAGATCGGTGCCCGTGATATGGCATCTGGTTTTATGAACATGCTTTCTTACTGGATCTTCTTCCTTTCAAGCGTAGTAATGTTCACATCTCTGTTTATAGAAACAGGTCCTGCAGGTGGTGGTTGGACAGTTTATCCTCCACTGAGTGCATTACCACAGGCTATATCAGGTTCTGGCTTAGGTATGACATTATGGTTAGTAAGTATGGCATTGTTTATTGTGTCTACTTTATTAGGTGGTATTAACTATATCACAACCATTATCAACCTGAGAACTAGAGGAATGTCGATGACAAAGCTCCCACTTACAATATGGGCGTTTTTCCTGACTGCTATACTTGGTTTATTATCATTCCCTGTATTATTCTCAGCAGCATTACTTTTGATCTTTGACCGTAGCTTTGGTACCAGCTTCTACTTATCTGATATCTATATAGCCGGACAAGCTTTATCGAACACAGGTGGTAGCCCAATCTTATTCCAGCACTTATTCTGGTTCTTAGGTCACCCAGAGGTATATATTGTAATTCTTCCTGCATTTGGTATCGTTTCAGAAGTTATTGCTACCAACTCACGAAAGCCTATCTTCGGTTACCGTGCCATGATCGGTTCCATGTTAGGTATTTCTGTACTATCGTTTGTAGTATGGGCGCACCACATGTTCGTAACTGGTATGAACCCATTCTTAGGTTCAGTATTCATGTTCCTGACATTGATCATTGCTGTACCTTCGGCTGTGAAGGTATTTAACTGGTTAGCTACATTATGGAGAGGTAACATCCGTTTCACAGCAGCTATGTTGTTTGCTGTAGGATTTGTGTCGCTATTCATTTCAGGTGGTCTGACAGGTATCATCCTTGGTAACTCTGCACTTGATATTCAATTACACGATACATACTTTGTAGTTGCTCACTTCCACCTTGTAATGGGTGCTGCTGCGTTCTTCGGTATGTTTACAGGTGTTTACCACTGGTTCCCTAAGATGTTCGGACGCATGATGGATGAGAAGCTAGGATTTGTGCACTTTTGGTTGACTTTTATTGCCGTATACCTGGTATTTATGCCTATGCACTATATCGGTATAGCAGGTTTCCCAAGAAGATACTATAACTGGACAGGCTTTGAAGCATTCAACATGTTTACTGACCTGAATACCTTTATCAGCCTTGCAGCTATCCTAGGATTCGGTGCTCAGTTTATATTCCTGTTCAACTTTATCTTCAGCATCTTTAAAGGACGCAGAGCAACAGAAAACCCTTGGCACTCAAATACATTAGAGTGGACTACACCGGTGCTTCCAGGACATGGTAACTGGCCAGGAGAGATTCCAACTGTTTACAGATGGCCATACGATTATAGCAAACCAGGTGCTGCTGAAGACTTTATTCCGCAGAACGTGCCTTTCTCTCAGACGCAGACATCTAATCTGCCACAGGAGCGAGTACTAGAGTAA
- a CDS encoding COX15/CtaA family protein → MVNISSKTKKFRRIGILTVIAVYFLILVGGIVRSTGSGMGCPDWPKCFGSWVPPTNVNQLPEDYLEIYKQKRIEKNQKLAGYLDKAGFEEIASYIFSHPSQYIETGFNPTKTWIEYVNRLVGVAIGILIFLTLLYSVPFLKSDPTVFYLSLISFILVGIEGWLGSIVVSTNLLPVTITIHMALALVIVGLLQYAVVRVKERESEKSLLYNSVLNLFIWIVLLTTFGQILLGTQIREEIDQIAYTLGEAQRDKWIENLGIDFYIHRSFSIVIVLLHAYLAYKLYKLKDKQITFWTNAMLVIVSAEIVFGIIISYFAIPPVLQPLHLTFAALLFGVQFMILIVYYYASKKAIKKPVAIV, encoded by the coding sequence ATGGTTAACATATCTTCTAAGACAAAGAAGTTTAGAAGAATAGGAATTCTTACAGTTATTGCTGTATACTTTCTAATCTTAGTTGGAGGAATCGTAAGAAGTACTGGTTCAGGAATGGGGTGTCCAGACTGGCCAAAGTGCTTCGGCAGTTGGGTTCCTCCAACTAATGTTAACCAATTACCAGAAGATTACCTGGAAATATATAAGCAGAAGCGAATCGAGAAGAACCAGAAGCTGGCTGGATATTTAGACAAAGCAGGTTTTGAGGAGATTGCATCTTATATCTTTTCACACCCAAGCCAATACATCGAAACAGGTTTCAATCCAACCAAAACTTGGATAGAATATGTGAACAGGCTGGTAGGAGTTGCCATAGGCATTCTGATTTTCCTTACACTACTATATTCAGTTCCCTTTCTTAAATCTGATCCTACTGTTTTCTACTTATCATTAATCAGTTTTATACTTGTAGGTATAGAAGGGTGGCTGGGCTCTATTGTTGTTTCCACAAACCTATTGCCTGTAACTATAACAATACACATGGCTTTGGCCCTTGTGATAGTAGGTTTGTTGCAATATGCAGTAGTAAGAGTAAAGGAAAGGGAGAGTGAAAAAAGCTTACTTTATAATAGTGTATTGAATCTGTTTATCTGGATAGTACTGCTGACAACATTTGGACAGATACTGCTGGGAACACAGATAAGGGAGGAAATCGATCAAATTGCCTATACTTTAGGGGAGGCTCAACGAGATAAATGGATTGAAAACCTAGGAATAGATTTTTATATCCACCGATCTTTCTCGATAGTTATAGTTTTATTGCATGCATATCTGGCTTATAAGCTTTATAAGTTAAAAGATAAGCAAATTACATTTTGGACAAATGCAATGCTGGTGATTGTTTCAGCAGAAATAGTATTTGGTATCATAATAAGTTACTTTGCAATACCACCTGTTTTGCAACCTCTACACTTAACATTTGCAGCTTTGCTTTTTGGGGTGCAGTTCATGATTTTGATTGTTTATTATTACGCCTCTAAAAAGGCAATTAAAAAGCCAGTAGCTATAGTTTAG
- the cyoE gene encoding heme o synthase: protein MGLKASAYFKLLKFRLSFTVAFSSAIGFILGRPVASYWEIALVMIGGLLVTGSANIINQIIEKDYDKLMKRTAKRPLPTGTVSIAEAIAVCVITGLAGLCILGYTFNLLTAAFSLLSLILYGFVYTPLKRISPICVFVGAIPGAMPPLIGWVAATGVLGVEAWILFGIQFIWQFPHFWAIAWVLDDDYKKAGFKMLPMAGGKNLKTAFQIMIYTLVLIPLSLLPLQFGMTGTTSALIAVVCGVLFLAQTFYLMRTCSKKAAMNIMFGSFLYLPIVQIAFVLDKVNL from the coding sequence ATGGGACTTAAAGCCTCAGCATATTTCAAACTACTGAAGTTCAGGCTAAGCTTTACAGTTGCCTTTTCCAGTGCTATAGGATTTATACTTGGCAGGCCGGTAGCATCTTACTGGGAAATAGCATTGGTGATGATTGGTGGATTACTGGTAACGGGATCTGCGAATATCATTAACCAGATCATAGAGAAGGATTACGATAAGCTAATGAAGCGAACAGCTAAGCGTCCTTTACCAACAGGTACGGTAAGTATAGCTGAAGCTATTGCAGTATGTGTCATAACAGGGTTGGCTGGGTTGTGTATTCTAGGATATACCTTCAATCTGTTAACAGCAGCTTTTTCGTTGCTTTCGCTTATACTTTATGGGTTTGTATATACCCCTTTAAAACGTATTAGCCCGATATGTGTATTTGTGGGGGCTATACCTGGTGCAATGCCGCCTTTGATAGGTTGGGTAGCTGCAACAGGTGTACTTGGTGTTGAAGCGTGGATACTTTTCGGTATTCAGTTTATCTGGCAGTTTCCACATTTCTGGGCAATTGCATGGGTGCTGGATGATGATTACAAAAAAGCAGGATTTAAAATGCTGCCTATGGCTGGTGGTAAAAACCTGAAAACTGCTTTCCAGATAATGATCTATACTTTGGTACTGATCCCGTTAAGCTTATTGCCACTACAGTTTGGTATGACAGGTACAACGTCAGCACTAATTGCTGTAGTTTGTGGGGTACTGTTTCTGGCACAAACATTTTACCTTATGCGCACCTGCTCTAAAAAGGCTGCCATGAATATCATGTTTGGTTCATTTTTATATTTACCGATCGTTCAGATCGCATTTGTTTTAGATAAAGTAAACCTATAG
- a CDS encoding cytochrome c oxidase subunit 3, whose translation MVANIDNETTGGVHPLKFTLWLIIISILMMFGAFTSAYIVRREEGNWLEFDLPSMFVINTVIILLSSVTMQWAYFAAKKNNLNLVKIMVLLTMGLGAAFLYGQLNAWGDLVQNNIYFGGADSNPAGSFLYVLTGVHGFHLITGLIFLLMVLIASLQYKVHSKNMLRIQLCTTYWHFLGGLWLYLYFFLQVNH comes from the coding sequence ATGGTTGCGAATATAGATAACGAAACTACAGGCGGAGTACATCCGCTGAAATTTACTCTCTGGCTGATCATTATCAGTATCCTGATGATGTTTGGCGCTTTTACGAGTGCATACATCGTGAGAAGAGAAGAAGGGAACTGGCTGGAGTTCGACCTGCCTAGCATGTTTGTGATCAACACTGTGATCATCTTGTTAAGCAGCGTTACCATGCAATGGGCATACTTTGCAGCCAAGAAGAATAACCTGAACCTGGTAAAGATTATGGTATTACTTACTATGGGATTAGGTGCAGCTTTCCTTTACGGTCAGCTTAACGCATGGGGCGACCTGGTACAGAATAACATATACTTTGGTGGTGCAGACAGCAACCCGGCAGGCTCATTTCTGTATGTACTTACTGGTGTCCACGGTTTTCACCTTATTACCGGACTTATATTTTTATTAATGGTACTGATAGCCAGTCTTCAATATAAAGTGCATTCAAAAAATATGCTGCGTATACAGTTATGTACTACATACTGGCATTTTTTAGGAGGACTTTGGCTATATTTGTACTTCTTTTTACAGGTAAATCACTAA
- a CDS encoding cytochrome c oxidase subunit 3 produces the protein MSTSTTLEAPNTGTWDGGNEPMKASYGKLMMWFFLLSDAFTFGAFLIVYGLSRHKHLPYTGEPEAFTFSTEWWPIPEKVFNAFPGLHGVDLPLAFVALMTMILILSSVTMVLAVEAGHRMDKNDVQKWLLWTILFGATFLGCQAWEWTHFITGDDTGMLLADGTRVFGANLTLNQYGPPLFADLFFFITGFHGTHVLSGVVLLIMIFINTVNGVYHKRGHYEMVEKVGLYWHFVDLVWVFVFTFFYLI, from the coding sequence ATGTCTACTTCAACTACGCTGGAAGCACCTAACACAGGTACATGGGACGGTGGTAATGAACCAATGAAAGCGAGCTATGGAAAACTCATGATGTGGTTTTTCCTGCTTTCTGATGCGTTCACATTTGGAGCTTTCCTAATTGTTTACGGATTATCTCGCCATAAGCATTTGCCTTATACAGGCGAACCGGAAGCGTTCACTTTCTCTACAGAATGGTGGCCGATACCAGAAAAGGTATTTAATGCTTTCCCTGGATTACATGGTGTTGATCTTCCGCTTGCATTCGTGGCATTGATGACCATGATCCTGATCTTAAGTTCTGTTACCATGGTACTTGCCGTAGAAGCAGGACACAGAATGGATAAAAATGATGTGCAGAAGTGGTTGCTTTGGACTATCCTTTTTGGTGCGACTTTCCTTGGTTGCCAGGCGTGGGAGTGGACTCACTTTATAACAGGTGATGATACTGGTATGCTGTTAGCAGATGGTACTCGCGTATTTGGTGCTAACTTAACATTAAACCAGTACGGCCCGCCATTGTTTGCTGACCTGTTCTTCTTTATAACAGGTTTCCACGGTACGCACGTATTATCAGGTGTAGTATTATTGATCATGATCTTCATTAATACTGTAAATGGTGTTTACCATAAGCGCGGACACTACGAAATGGTTGAAAAAGTTGGTCTTTACTGGCACTTTGTAGACCTTGTGTGGGTATTCGTGTTCACATTCTTCTACCTGATCTAA
- a CDS encoding cytochrome C oxidase subunit IV family protein — translation MATHHDHDYNTTGEIPKPQTKAIWRTFIILVGLTAVEFLFAFTMDAGTLRNAIFIILTIFKAFYIVGEFMHLKHETKALIWSVLIPMALVAWLMVALIAEGSYYFESVTNYFK, via the coding sequence ATGGCAACGCATCACGATCACGATTATAATACAACCGGAGAAATTCCGAAGCCGCAGACCAAAGCTATCTGGAGAACTTTTATCATTCTGGTAGGTTTAACTGCAGTAGAATTCCTTTTTGCGTTCACTATGGATGCAGGAACACTACGAAATGCAATCTTCATTATACTTACTATCTTCAAAGCTTTCTACATTGTAGGGGAGTTTATGCACTTAAAGCATGAGACAAAAGCTTTGATCTGGTCTGTACTTATACCTATGGCACTGGTAGCCTGGTTAATGGTAGCCCTGATTGCAGAAGGAAGCTATTACTTCGAGTCGGTAACGAACTATTTCAAATAA
- a CDS encoding SCO family protein, whose amino-acid sequence MPIFVFIFIYTFGEHHFTLRSYFPKLDDKGEVLRDAKGDTLFNSVPEFNLIDQSATSFSQEDLKGKIYIASFFFTDCPDMCKKMNAQLVRVQEAYQNNPTIQLVSISVKPEEDSASVLSKYAEAYKADTTQWHFLTGKREEIYKLAQEGFHLPLQKTGGAEGFIHNDSFMLVDKEQKVRGVYKGTDPAEVDRMILEINVLLDEYSKSR is encoded by the coding sequence GTGCCTATTTTCGTTTTTATATTTATCTATACTTTCGGTGAGCATCATTTCACGCTGAGATCATACTTCCCGAAACTTGATGATAAAGGTGAGGTACTACGAGATGCAAAAGGTGATACACTTTTTAACTCTGTACCAGAATTTAACTTGATTGACCAAAGCGCTACAAGTTTTTCTCAGGAAGACCTGAAGGGCAAAATCTATATAGCTAGTTTCTTTTTTACAGATTGCCCTGACATGTGTAAGAAGATGAATGCACAACTGGTTCGGGTGCAGGAAGCTTATCAGAACAATCCAACTATACAGCTTGTTTCTATCTCAGTTAAGCCGGAAGAGGATTCAGCCAGTGTGTTAAGCAAGTATGCAGAAGCTTATAAAGCAGATACCACACAATGGCACTTCCTGACAGGTAAGCGAGAAGAAATTTATAAGCTAGCACAAGAGGGCTTCCATTTGCCACTACAGAAAACAGGAGGAGCAGAAGGCTTTATACACAATGATAGCTTTATGCTGGTTGATAAAGAACAAAAAGTAAGAGGCGTATATAAAGGGACAGATCCTGCTGAAGTTGATCGCATGATTTTAGAAATTAATGTTTTACTCGATGAGTACAGTAAAAGTAGATAA
- a CDS encoding DUF420 domain-containing protein, whose amino-acid sequence MSTVKVDNTTTARDKKMMFLIAVLSVIIPLAVAALFFLDKSTANAAVDVSFQPPLHAILNSLTAIALVVGYINIKKQNVKVHRAAMLTAFGLSAIFLVSYVTYHFLGERTIYGGDGVLKYIYYFVLLTHIVLAVVIVPLVLLSVYFGITNQLSRHRRISRWTFPIWLYVAITGVLVYLLISPYYS is encoded by the coding sequence ATGAGTACAGTAAAAGTAGATAATACCACCACTGCCCGAGATAAGAAAATGATGTTTCTGATAGCCGTGCTATCAGTAATTATACCTCTGGCAGTAGCAGCGCTTTTCTTTTTAGATAAATCTACGGCCAATGCTGCTGTTGATGTATCTTTTCAGCCACCATTGCATGCTATACTTAACTCTTTAACAGCGATTGCCTTAGTTGTAGGTTATATCAACATTAAGAAGCAGAATGTAAAGGTACATCGTGCTGCTATGTTAACAGCATTTGGGTTATCGGCCATATTTCTAGTCTCTTATGTAACGTACCATTTTTTAGGGGAAAGAACGATCTATGGCGGGGATGGTGTACTGAAGTATATCTATTACTTTGTACTGTTAACGCATATAGTATTGGCAGTAGTAATTGTGCCGCTGGTATTATTATCGGTATACTTTGGTATTACCAATCAGCTTTCGCGTCATCGCCGTATTTCCAGATGGACATTCCCGATATGGCTGTATGTGGCCATAACAGGTGTATTAGTGTATCTACTTATTTCACCGTACTACAGCTGA